Genomic window (Syngnathus scovelli strain Florida chromosome 14, RoL_Ssco_1.2, whole genome shotgun sequence):
GCATTCCCGCCTGGGGAGTGAGCGTGATCGTCGGCTGGACCGACAAAGAAGAATTCTCTGCTCGTCCTAACGATCTCATCGGTGGACGCACGTGGAAGGGCTCTGTGTTTGGAGGTAAGCGAGGGCCTGGGATTTGCAGCAGATGGTGCGCCTCTTTGTTCATTGGTGTGACCTGTCTGGAGTCGTTCACGGGTGGCTCTTTTTCTGCCGCTTACCAGGCTGTGACCGCTTTGGCATTTCAGGCAGCTGGATTACGCACTACGCTTTCTGATACGCGTTTGCTCTCGTTTCCGAATCAGGTTTTAAGGGTAAGGACGGTGTGGCAAAAATGGTTCGAGACTACATGGACAAAAGAATCAAGTTGGATGAGTTTATTACTCACAAAATGACTTTGGACGACATCAATAAAGCCATTGAGCTGCTGAAGGAGGGCAAAAGGTACGCCAACATTCCATTTACAGTAATGATTGACTAACAATgtttcacttgtttttttgcCTTGTCCTTGTGTCCCGCAGCATTCGAACATTCCTGAGTGTTAGTCCACAATAAGTCAATTGGAAGGAAGggattttattgtcatttcTCCACATTGCCGTAACTCCAAAATAGTCTTCATGACATGATACGGCAAGACCACTTGCACCATCCAGTCATATGCAAATAAGGACTTTTAAACAACCCCAAAGAATAATGCATGTTTGGAAACATGATATGATACAAATAAACCAAAGAGATCAGTGACTTCTCAGTGCTCTGACTTTCTTTAGTGCAAATGTTTTTCTCATCTgcagtgaacaaaaaaaaaaaataattgctccCGGTATTTTTGGCTTATATCTGCGCCCGCCACATCATAGAAGGAATGTTGCCTTTTGTAATGATTCCAAATTCTTATTCCGTACAGATGTTTTGCACTATGTACAAGTACTGgccttatttgaaaaaaaaactaaataaatatggGCAGTGGCAACGTCCACGTTATAAAATGTGTGCTACGGGAGAGGGAAGCCAAGCCACCTGCCCGTGCCCCTGCCCCTCCCCCTGCTTGtgcccctccctcccacctGTGGCTGGTGTCACTTTGATGGAGGTCAAAGCTCGATGAAATGTCATTCTCCACAGAAAGTGCCAGCAAGGCTCCACCGCGTTTAATCTGCCCGCCCGCTCACTCGGTAGCTTGCTCACTGAGCACAAGACTGGGAAGCGTGTGGATAATGCACAGCAGGCAATCTTGTTTACAGGAAGGGAGAAGACCAACAAGTTTGATTCATCTAAAAGGTACCCCATTCCAATTTGATGCTTTGATGAGGCAATGGTGGTGGAAACTCCAAGCATAAACCTCAAGAGAGAAAGGGAATATGTACATTTATAATGCAATGTGTGTGACCTGCTCTGCTCCTTCAAATTGGAAAGCCTGAATTGAATTGTTCTTTTACATATTGTGCCCTCTGCTGACCATTTGAAAAATCACCCTTCGTCCTCCCATTCTTTCTTTTAATGACTCGAGCCCGATAAGTGCACAAATGACTTTTTcataaatattttaatatttccttcagcaaaacaaaaacacttttcACTATCAAATCAATTCACACGTGACACATTCAAGTACGTCCATTTAATTTGAGGGCTGATATTTAACAGAAGGaacacgggagccagcttgacACTGAGCACATTTGCGAGCCCAGACATGCTGGATGTCAATACGTCCGCTTAGTCCAGTCCTCTGGGAGCACGTGCTCCGTGGCGGAGTCAAGGCCTACATTTGGCTCAGAAAATGAGCCTGACCGTTGTCTTCCAGGCGGCGGGTAAGAATTTCGCAACCCGTGTCTGTGACCAGAAGTGTGTGTTCGAACTGAGCAGATCGCTTCCCGTCTCTAGTGACCGCCGTCCAGCCATCGGGCCAGGTCTCGTCTTGCCAGCCACCTGAAAGAAATGTTCAAACGGAAGGCGGGCGGTCGGTCGAAATATTGAGTGATTAATGAGTCTCACCTTCGCATATCATGGGTTCGATGGTAAACACGTGACCCGGCTTCATAACGCCAACTGCTTTGTTTTCTGGAGAGAGGGATGCAGAAATGATTGTGATATGGGAATGCAGATCAAGTTGCTGAtggctttttcccccccccccctcaattgTCAGAAGGACTTACTGGCATAATGTGGCACATTTGGAGCGGTGTGGAAAAGCCTGTGGATGCCGTGGCCGCAGTAGCTCCGCACCACAGAGAAGCCGTTGGCCTGAGCGTGCTTCTGGATGATGTTACCCAGCTCCCGATAGCGGATGCCGGGTTTCACTGCAAGTACAACGTCGCCAAGACGTACGGTAAGACCCAGAAATAATGATCAAACGGACCTTTTGTTCAGATGTATGTAGGTACATGAAGCATAAATAATGTTGCATCTTCGTTTtctgcgcccgcccgcccccctcacacacaagATAACTGCCTAGGAGAGGCTGAAAAGAAAGGCAACAAGATTGCAGCTCTTACCAGAGTCGATCGCTTGCATAAGGCATTCATAAGTAGTCTGAACAAGTTTCTTTGCTCCTTCATCCACCTCTCCCACATAAAAGGTCTCATTGAGGTCACCGTGGAAACCATTGTGATAGACGGTGATGTCCACTGCGGGAGAGACGGGACGAGACGAGACATTGATTGAAATGACATCAAATCTATTTTGGTCTGAATGCAGACGCCTGTTTTGCACAAGTTGGAATTGTGAGCGGGACAACTTTGAGCCAAATAGAGGGCTCAGGCCGTGGTAATAGAGGAGCACCGCTGTGAAAGcttaatgacatcatttgtcttGCGGGATCACGCTGATCACTTGAAAGACAAGTCGACAAGACAACACCCACAGACAACGGTGCCTGATGGAAGACGTTGCTTCAGGGAGAATATTCGCAAAAAGCCTACAACATCCAAGTTGCGGCAAGTGGGCACTATGCATACAACTTGTTTGTCACACAACATCTGCCTTGCGGTCTTGTTACGCGACAGCGTTTGCGCGTCAATAACTTGAACAAACATCACTCTCGGAAGTCGATGCTAATTTCCATTTGGGGTGTCGGAGTCAAATACGACTTGCCGTACATACCGTTAAGTATATCGCCGTCTTGTAGCGGTCTTCTGTCCGGGATTCCGTGGCAAATGACTTCGTTGACAGACGTGCAGCAGGATTTGGGGAAGTTGTAATAGTTTAGAGGAGAAGGGTAGCAGTTCCTTGTCGTACAAGCCTGAGCAGACGAGTACGGATCGAATGAAGCGGGACAAAAGCCAATAAGAGACAGGTCGTCAGGTGTGTCAAAGCCAATTTTCTCATAAGCCGCACACTAGCGATGCTTTCCCTCAGAGGTCATAACCCGGGAAAGGCTTGCTTGACCCCCGACCGAGAGCGGCCGGCCGCTTTTTCATGAGACTTTCATTTTTGTGTGGGTGCGTGCGTGTACCAGATGTACtgcatggtcaatttcttccgtTGTAACACCAGCTTTCACCATTGCAGCTGCGATATCCAAGACTTCTCGAGCCAGCTGCAATGGACCGTCCCAATGCGGGATTAAAAAAAGGGCAAGCGTCAGTCACGACAAAGGGCTGTAAGTAGAAGCAACGCAAAGAAAGATTGCACGTCACCTTGCACACCACTCTCATGCCTTCGATGTCCTCGGGAGGGAGGATCTTGATCTGTGACGTTCCCTTCAGAAATTGCTCGGATTCAGACATCCCTGTGGAAAGACAGACGATGGTTGGGATCATTACGGCCAAGCCACGGTTGGGATGCAGCCAGGTGGGCCGCCATTCAAATTCAGTTTCTCGGCACAGCGCTAGGCCATGGCCTAAATGCAAGATGCTATTTGCACCGGCCGGCGGCGCTGTCTTGACGTCAAGCGCATGCAAGTGTTTTCAACTTGCTTTCAGCTAAAACAGTAAATGTTTCATGATAATGCAATCATGGAAATGAGAGCAACGACTTGCAGGATTCAATTCTCCATCATTTGTCACTTTGATATTCCTTTTTTCTGTTTTCTGATTAGGCGGCCTTGCGTGAATGAGACTTTTAAAAGCCTTCACAGGAAGGATTGCTGGTGGCCAACTTTGAGGTGAGTCAACTTTGCATTGCAAACATGTTACAACGTTGAATGATTCAACGAGGTTTCATAAGACAAAACGATACGAAGGGCACTAAAGTGTCTCATTTGGTCAAAGCGCTTCGGCATTCATAATTTAGAAAGTCAACAGGATGATTGGTGTATGAACCATCAACAGTTGCTTGGCAACAGTGAGTTTCCACTCTGCACAGCCCAAGCCTCCTTTGTGTTCACAGTGTGAGTGCAATCATCAATTCAATTTGATTTAACACTTGAAGAGAGCAGCTCAGGCAAAGGTGAAAACTATGTTTTCACAAGAATCACAAGCGTGTGGGTAAAAGTGGAAAGAGAcgtttcatattgtgtcgagtATAGAGCACGGCACGACTGAGGCACGGCTGTGTGCTCTTCCCTGAAAAAGCATCACAAGGGAATGAAAAGACAGAGTAACCATGACTACCTGAgtatgcaggcaggcaggcaggcaggcagacagatgaCAGGGATGGagagttgccatggtaacattgAATCAATCGCCAAGCACATTCGAACACAGCTTACAGTCGGACAGATCATGATGACAATTGCTGCTGATGTTAAACATCTGGAAAATTCTTATACCCAAATGGCCGATCGATATCACAGAGAAGGCAAGCCATCACAGGAACGTGATCCCGTACAGTCTTTGAATGAAATGCATTCTGAAAGTGACCTCATTTGCATTGGGTGCAGGGAAGGAACAAGATGCATGCAGCGGCAGGCAGCGCAAGTCTTCTTCAGCAACATCACGGGCAAGACCAACCCGAGTCCCTAAATATAAACTTTGTTACCTCGAGGATGGTCAGCATAGTCAGGTCTTTGGATTTCACTGGGTACAGGCCGCAAAGGTGTCTGAAGTGAAAAGCAGAACACATGTTGCAATCACAGCAAAAGTATTTGCCCATGTCCTACTTTTTAGTTGTTGTtggggttgttgttgttttttttaaagaaaaagaaagaaaaacaacaacaacaacatttcaAATACCCTATAAAGTTGGATCCAGACACAAATGAGACAGGGAACTCACCAGAGGGTAGTAAGGACGAAGTTTCCCCGCGTAGCGGTAGCCAGGCCATGGGTCTGTGTTGATGTCTTTTTCCACACAGTTCTTACATTCATTCTGGTTCTTGTCCTCCTCtgacaaaacaacacaagatTTACAACACGATAATAAAGATCATAGTGGCGCAAAGGAATCAATTGTTGAAACTCATCACAATTGCTCCGTTACACATGGGTGCATTTTGCTGGGCTGCAAAATTGGTGGCTTTCTCGAGCCCTGGATACTTACTTGCTTTTTTGTGCAGCAACTTGTGTGATGCCCAGCTCCCCTTGAAACATTCCTGGGAATGAAAAGAGAATATCAAAACTCCCCCAAGTAAGGTCAAGGGTTCAACGACAAGCAAAGAGCCTCCCTGCTGTCTGCTTTGGCACGTAAAGAAGAAGACTGGGATGTTGCTGTACAGTGGTAATGAAGCTGAATTTAGCCCTTGGCTTACTTGAACTGCATGGGAACTAGGAAGGTAAACCGGGGATTGTTTCCAAAGTCAGCAGCTTGTTCTATACGTCCGCTCTACGTGTAATGATATTCTACCGTTGGACGTAATGCAATGTGAGACAAATAGTCCAGGCCCGCTAGAGATAGGGAGATGGATTTGGTTGCACAGCGTAAAGTTAGTCGCGCTTCTTGAACTCCTTCCTACGAGTTCATTGACTAATGCTTTTGCAAAATGACATGCACTTGATGTACATGCAGCCTCCTAACACATAACTTATTGCACACCATTGTTCATTTTTAGAAAGACAATCGTTCGCATGATATCACCCActcctgccagccagccagccagccaactgGTCAGCAATTAGCTCGGGAGTTGGGCAAGTCGTCCAGCAAATATGCGGGAATGACCACGGACAGTTATGATTCATGGCGAACTACCGCGAGCTCATTCTCAAAGTTCAGTCAAAGATGTTATGCCATTTCATCTGCGCATAGCTTTCTATTCTATGTAGCATGACAGCTAGATACTAGCAGCCTCGTGATGATCCAGGCAGGGCCCGTTGTTGGGCTAAAAGAGCGGGCAATTTGCCaagagcacagcacagcacagcacagctttACCTGGGAACAGAAATAGGATCCTTGAATGCCAAGCTTGATGCATGTGGGACACTGAAGTTTGGCGTCTTTGCTGCAGCATTCCGTCTCGCACTCCCTTCTCTCCACTGTGCTCGCCATGCTTTCGCCGGTCGGCCCTGCTGCTCGTGCTCGTGCTCGGGCGCGCGCGTGcaagcgtgcgtgcgcgcgcgtgctcgCGCCGCGCTCACGCTCGAGGGGTGGAGTCCCATGCCGGGGAAGCGGCTGGCAGGCCGCCACGAGCGGCTTACTGCGCATGTCCAGAGCCGGCGGTCACGTTGCTCCGTGTGCTCCAATCAAGTGAGAGTTTCCCCAGCACGGATTTGTAAAATGGCGACTGCCGAACCGGTGAGCACTTTCTCGATCGACTTCAACTCCCTCTTCGTGGTATCTCTCGTGCCATTTGCACCTCGAAGCATTTGCCATGTCATATGTATGCATGCGGACTGCAGGATTACTCGCCACCTTCTTTTGACTTGAAGATAATGAGCTTGACACCGATTTACGCGTAACCGCAAAAAGCACTATGGAGACCTCGCAACTTTTAAGCTGACGTTGAGGACTCGCTGTCCACTTTCAGTCAGCGCGCCCTAACGTTGCTGGCAATGTCAGAAACTTTACAACTAACAAACACtcatgatagatagatagatagatagatagatagatagatagatagatagatagatagatagatagatagatagatagatagatagatagattgatAGATTGATAGATTGACAGACAGACTATACGCACACGCTCTTTTGATTCATTTGCATTGAGCATAATTGTTGATCCCTTTAACGACCTCCGACGATTTGAGTGACTCACGTTTGTCTTAACGTATTTACAAAAGAGAACAAATGGATTCGCTTGAATTGTCTGTTATGTCAGAAAGGTAGACAATGTATTTGGTCATCATGCCATTGTTAATACCATCATTTAGTAGGCGCAAGCACAAAATCTGTGTTTTATTCcgcaattgaaaacaaaaatacaatatgcATTGAAAAAATAGAGTCTGCTCTTCTTGTTTGCTCCCATTAACACAAATTATTTATAATAAAAGTCAAGGTCATGTGCTGTAAAATATACTGATCTCAAATTACAACCGTAAACAAAGAGCAACAAATCAAGTGCCAAGTCAAGTTCCCTTTGCCTcgtttcttttctaggaaaccaaCCTAAGTCCATCCCTGCCCAAAGAGGATGGAAGTGACGAGGCAAAAGAGGTTGGTCACATTGCGCAATTCAAAACACAAAAGACAGTATACATATTCAACTtacaataaagtttttagtctgctctcctttttgtctcccgttcccactatttatttataatatgcTGTAAAATACACTGACAACATAGAAGCGCTACTTGATCAAGTGCCAAATAAAGTTCCCTTTCCCTCATTTGTTTTAGGAGAGCAACCCAAGTCCGTCCCTGCCCAAAGAGGATGGAACTGATGACGCAAAAGAGGCTGGTCAGGAAATTGTGAGCCCAGAAGTCTACATCAAACACCCTCTGCAAAACAGGCAAGGCTCCGTAGCACCCTTGTAACTGTGACGATGACAAATTAAAAACTACCCCGCCGAAATATGCAGCTTAATTAGGATCCTCTCActcacatcattttttttatattctcaCCCCAACAGATGGTCTCTATGGTTCTTCAAGATTGACAAGAACAAAACATGGCAGGCCAACCTGAGACTCATCTCCAAATTTGACACAGTGGAAGACTTTTGGGCGTAGGTTGCACTAAATCTCTTCACGCTATGGCCCCTGTGTTAAGTTTTCATCAGGGTTCTTTCAAGGTCGTAAAGGACGTTTGGCAGACATTCACTCACCACCGCTTTCCACACACCGTTCAAACTGTCTGTGAACAAACATAGTTGCGATCCTCAACAAATGAGCTTGTTTGACTCCTCTGCCGTCCGTGTCTTGTCTGCAGTCTGTACAACCATATCCAGTTATCCAGCAATCTCATGTCAGGCTGCGATTACTCCCTTTTTAAGGTTTGTCTCATCAAGTCATGTCCAGTAGGCATGCAAAATACTTTGCATTTTAAGAAAACCATGGAGAAAAATGAATCATCCAATGTTATTGAAAGGATTATGAAATATGCAGGATGGTATTGAGCCCATGTGGGAGGATGAGAAGAACAAGCGTGGAGGACGCTGGTTGATCACACTCAACAAGCAGCAGAGAAGATTTGATCTGGACCGCTTTTGGTTAGAAACTGTAAGTTTTCACTCTTGACTCTTGTTTTTTCGTattatggattaaaaaaaaaataataataaatacagcTGCTCAACACGTAGTTGTTTTGGACTGCTCGGACGCAATATTTAGCTCAGTTTCTTTGTTATGGATGTTGAGTGAAA
Coding sequences:
- the metap1 gene encoding methionine aminopeptidase 1; the encoded protein is MASTVERRECETECCSKDAKLQCPTCIKLGIQGSYFCSQECFKGSWASHKLLHKKAKEDKNQNECKNCVEKDINTDPWPGYRYAGKLRPYYPLTPLRPVPSEIQRPDYADHPRGMSESEQFLKGTSQIKILPPEDIEGMRVVCKLAREVLDIAAAMVKAGVTTEEIDHAVHLACTTRNCYPSPLNYYNFPKSCCTSVNEVICHGIPDRRPLQDGDILNVDITVYHNGFHGDLNETFYVGEVDEGAKKLVQTTYECLMQAIDSVKPGIRYRELGNIIQKHAQANGFSVVRSYCGHGIHRLFHTAPNVPHYAKNKAVGVMKPGHVFTIEPMICEGGWQDETWPDGWTAVTRDGKRSAQFEHTLLVTDTGCEILTRRLEDNGQAHFLSQM
- the eif4eb gene encoding eukaryotic translation initiation factor 4eb; its protein translation is MATAEPETNLSPSLPKEDGSDEAKEESNPSPSLPKEDGTDDAKEAGQEIVSPEVYIKHPLQNRWSLWFFKIDKNKTWQANLRLISKFDTVEDFWALYNHIQLSSNLMSGCDYSLFKDGIEPMWEDEKNKRGGRWLITLNKQQRRFDLDRFWLETLLCLVGEAFDDYSDEVCGAVVNIRTKGDKIAVWTSDSENRDAVTQIGRVYKERLGLPLKMTIGYQSHFDTATKSGSTTKNKFVV